One Glutamicibacter halophytocola DNA segment encodes these proteins:
- a CDS encoding ABC transporter permease → MSVLPSKKTSIILSAIAVIVFLCFGLLGNSESAHFQLNSSGDAFELPELVFPGRASNIVIGLLLVGIAAYSWMQRKKGQTLATWMVAIAAVLFVLSFLIWVVSGADISTISLASLLAGAVVLAVPLVFGSLSGVLCERAGVVNIAIEGQLLGGAFTAALVSSLTKNAFLGLIAAGIAGALVSLVLALFSIKYVVNQIIVGVVLNVLVSGITGFLFTTVMQEDPELFNSPVHLPVIEIPLLSAIPVIGPILFKQSVIGYLMYLAVFIVWFGLFKTKWGLRVRAVGEHPKAADTLGIKVNRTRFWNVTLGGIVAGIGGSFFTLVAIDSFTKEISGGRGFIALAAVIFGRWNPIGAFLAALLFGFADNLQVILTIIGTPVPSQFMAMMPYLVTIFAVAGLVGRSRGPAAAGEPYVKE, encoded by the coding sequence TCGTCTTCTTGTGCTTCGGCCTGCTGGGCAACAGCGAAAGCGCGCACTTCCAGCTGAACAGCTCCGGCGATGCTTTTGAGCTGCCGGAACTGGTGTTCCCGGGCAGGGCCAGCAACATCGTGATCGGACTGCTGCTTGTGGGCATCGCTGCCTACTCCTGGATGCAGCGCAAAAAGGGCCAAACCCTGGCGACCTGGATGGTTGCCATCGCCGCAGTCCTCTTTGTGCTCTCCTTCCTGATCTGGGTGGTCTCCGGCGCCGATATCAGCACCATTTCCCTGGCCAGCCTGCTCGCTGGTGCCGTGGTGCTGGCTGTCCCGCTGGTGTTCGGCTCCCTCTCGGGCGTGCTCTGCGAACGAGCCGGCGTGGTCAACATCGCCATCGAAGGCCAGCTGCTGGGCGGCGCGTTCACCGCGGCACTGGTTTCCTCCTTGACCAAGAACGCGTTCCTGGGCCTGATCGCCGCCGGCATTGCCGGCGCCCTGGTCTCCCTGGTGCTGGCGCTGTTCTCCATCAAGTACGTGGTCAACCAGATCATTGTCGGCGTGGTGCTCAACGTGCTGGTCTCCGGAATCACCGGATTCCTGTTCACCACCGTGATGCAGGAAGATCCCGAGCTCTTCAACTCGCCGGTGCACCTGCCGGTTATCGAGATTCCCCTGCTCTCAGCCATTCCGGTGATCGGACCGATCCTGTTCAAGCAGTCGGTCATCGGCTACCTGATGTACCTGGCGGTGTTCATCGTCTGGTTCGGGCTGTTCAAGACCAAATGGGGCCTGCGGGTGCGTGCCGTGGGCGAGCACCCCAAGGCTGCCGACACCCTGGGCATCAAGGTCAACCGCACCCGCTTCTGGAATGTCACCCTCGGCGGCATCGTGGCAGGCATCGGCGGCTCCTTCTTCACCCTGGTGGCCATCGACTCCTTCACCAAGGAGATCTCCGGCGGCCGCGGCTTCATCGCCTTGGCCGCGGTGATCTTCGGGCGCTGGAACCCGATTGGCGCCTTCCTGGCTGCCCTGCTCTTCGGCTTTGCCGATAACCTGCAGGTCATCCTGACCATCATCGGCACCCCCGTGCCGAGCCAGTTCATGGCCATGATGCCGTACCTGGTGACCATCTTCGCGGTGGCTGGACTCGTGGGGCGCTCCCGCGGGCCGGCAGCTGCGGGCGAACCCTACGTGAAGGAATAA
- a CDS encoding cytidine deaminase yields MTANTAPWSQLEAAAAAALSQAYAPYSTFRVGSAAQTSDGRMISGCNVENAAYGVTLCAECSMIGQLFATGGGTLEYFLCFGQLAEGELELITPCGRCRQILFEHRGANLLIKTARGIVGIEDLLPDAFGPQNLNA; encoded by the coding sequence ATGACTGCCAACACCGCGCCGTGGTCGCAGCTTGAAGCTGCGGCTGCGGCCGCGCTGTCTCAGGCCTACGCACCCTACTCGACGTTCCGTGTAGGGTCTGCAGCCCAGACCAGCGACGGCCGCATGATTTCCGGCTGCAATGTCGAAAACGCCGCCTACGGCGTCACCCTTTGTGCCGAATGCTCCATGATCGGCCAGCTATTCGCCACCGGCGGCGGAACCCTGGAGTACTTCCTGTGCTTCGGCCAGCTCGCCGAGGGGGAATTGGAACTGATCACCCCGTGCGGGCGCTGCCGACAGATCCTCTTCGAGCACCGCGGAGCCAACCTGTTGATCAAGACCGCCCGTGGAATCGTCGGCATCGAAGACCTTTTGCCTGACGCTTTCGGGCCGCAAAACCTCAACGCCTAG
- a CDS encoding thymidine phosphorylase: MATEQFSAVEVIRAKRDGAELGNEMIDWTIDAYTRGVIAEEQMSALNMAIYFQGMNRSEISRWTTAMINSGERMDFSTLANPSGQKLATTDKHSTGGVGDKITLPLAPLVASFGVAVPQLSGRGLGHTGGTLDKLEAIPGWRANLSNEELFSQLSSVGAVICAAGAGLAPADKKLYALRDVTATVEAIPLIASSIMSKKIAEGTGSLVLDVKVGSGAFMKDEAMARELAETMVNLGTDAGVNTVALLTNMETPLGLTAGNAIEVEESVEVLAGGGPEDVVDLTVALAIEMLAGAGVHGVDVRAALKNGRAMDSWRAMIAAQGGDPDAKLPVAKESHTVVAEAEGVLIKLDAMDIGLAAWTLGAGRARKEDSVQAGAGVRLHVKPGALVRRGQPIATLLTDTPDKLPRAIELAERAIMIGSEHDRPDMRLILDRIAAS, encoded by the coding sequence ATGGCTACCGAACAATTCAGCGCAGTGGAAGTCATACGTGCCAAGCGCGACGGCGCGGAACTGGGCAACGAGATGATCGACTGGACCATCGACGCCTATACCCGCGGAGTCATTGCCGAAGAGCAGATGTCCGCGCTGAATATGGCGATCTACTTCCAGGGCATGAACCGCAGCGAGATTTCGCGATGGACCACCGCGATGATCAATTCCGGCGAACGCATGGACTTCTCCACCCTGGCCAACCCGTCGGGCCAGAAGCTGGCGACCACCGATAAGCATTCCACCGGAGGCGTGGGGGACAAGATCACCTTGCCGCTGGCCCCGCTGGTGGCCAGCTTCGGTGTTGCGGTGCCACAGCTGTCCGGCCGCGGCTTGGGCCACACCGGCGGCACCCTGGACAAGCTGGAGGCCATCCCCGGATGGCGGGCCAACCTGTCCAACGAAGAACTCTTCTCGCAGCTCTCCTCAGTCGGCGCGGTCATCTGCGCGGCCGGTGCCGGGCTGGCACCGGCGGACAAGAAGCTCTATGCGCTGCGCGATGTCACCGCCACGGTGGAGGCCATCCCGCTGATTGCCTCCTCGATCATGAGCAAGAAGATTGCCGAAGGCACCGGCAGCCTGGTGCTTGACGTGAAGGTGGGCTCCGGGGCGTTCATGAAGGACGAAGCCATGGCCAGGGAACTGGCCGAGACCATGGTGAACCTCGGCACCGATGCCGGGGTGAACACTGTCGCCCTGCTGACCAATATGGAAACGCCACTGGGCCTGACCGCTGGCAACGCCATCGAGGTCGAGGAATCGGTGGAGGTGCTCGCCGGTGGCGGACCCGAGGACGTTGTCGATCTGACCGTGGCCCTGGCCATTGAAATGCTGGCTGGCGCTGGTGTTCACGGCGTTGATGTGCGTGCAGCGCTGAAGAACGGCCGGGCCATGGACAGCTGGCGGGCCATGATCGCCGCCCAGGGCGGCGACCCGGATGCCAAGCTGCCGGTGGCCAAGGAATCGCATACCGTAGTGGCTGAAGCTGAAGGCGTGCTGATCAAGCTGGATGCCATGGATATCGGGCTGGCGGCCTGGACCCTGGGAGCAGGACGGGCCCGCAAGGAAGACAGTGTCCAGGCCGGAGCCGGAGTGCGCCTGCACGTCAAGCCGGGCGCCTTGGTGCGCCGTGGCCAACCGATCGCCACCTTGCTGACCGATACCCCGGACAAGCTGCCGCGCGCCATCGAACTGGCAGAGCGGGCCATCATGATCGGCTCCGAGCACGACCGCCCGGACATGCGCTTGATCCTCGATCGCATCGCCGCTTCGTAA
- a CDS encoding DedA family protein: protein MELVNEAITQAANAWWVLPLLFLFCLIDAFFPIVPSESFLVSLAAVGIHSGSPNLFLIGALGAAGALLGDQITYAIGRSIGSHGFKWMRGKRAQRVLHYAEKKLETSGALLIFTARYIPIGRVAVNLTAGATGFSHKRFTLFDTIGVLTWAAYSVSIGALAGNWMHDNKLLGIGLSIVIAVVLGFIIDRIVSWALNRYHVRVEKAAQRAAQEARETVPPSTDES, encoded by the coding sequence ATGGAACTAGTTAACGAGGCCATTACGCAGGCAGCCAACGCATGGTGGGTGCTGCCTCTCTTGTTCCTGTTTTGCCTGATTGACGCATTTTTCCCGATCGTGCCCAGCGAATCCTTCCTGGTTTCACTGGCCGCAGTAGGCATCCATTCCGGATCGCCGAACCTCTTCCTGATCGGCGCCCTCGGTGCCGCCGGAGCGCTGCTGGGGGACCAGATCACCTACGCCATTGGCCGGAGCATCGGTTCGCACGGATTCAAGTGGATGCGCGGCAAACGGGCGCAACGAGTACTGCACTACGCAGAAAAGAAGCTTGAAACCTCCGGAGCGCTGCTGATTTTCACCGCGCGCTACATTCCGATCGGCCGCGTCGCGGTGAACCTCACCGCCGGCGCCACCGGATTCAGCCACAAGCGCTTCACGCTCTTCGACACCATCGGAGTGCTGACGTGGGCCGCCTATTCGGTGAGCATCGGCGCCCTGGCCGGCAACTGGATGCATGACAACAAGCTGCTGGGCATCGGGCTGTCGATTGTGATCGCCGTGGTGCTCGGGTTCATCATTGACCGAATCGTCAGCTGGGCGCTGAATCGCTACCACGTGCGCGTTGAGAAGGCCGCGCAACGCGCAGCGCAGGAAGCACGCGAGACGGTGCCGCCAAGCACCGACGAGAGTTAA
- a CDS encoding adenosine deaminase: MTEELIHPDYDPEFDFRDLPKVSLHDHLDGGLRPQTIIDLAAEIGHELPETEAEALGDWFRESADSGSLPRYLETFEHTLAVMQTREALIRVAREFVEDLAEDGVIYGEVRYAPEQHRREGLSLDDVVDAVQEGLDQACEQLNSEGHPMQVGQVLSAMRQSDQGVEIAKLALRHRGHGVVAFDIAGPEDGFPPSNMKEAFDLLAENLFPTTVHAGEAAGLASIKDAILVGRAQRLGHGVRVAEDIEIEFGAIDENGEELSDDTGLVSLGPVANWVRERGIPLEVCPSSNLQTGATAKFGEGIRNHPIDLLVQTGFNVTISPDNRLMSGTSLSEEFELLVEAFDYDLEDLLDLTLNAAEAAFVPLEMRELLVEYINDYYDNLLDDDDDEDYEEDEYENVAD; the protein is encoded by the coding sequence GTGACTGAAGAATTGATTCATCCTGACTACGATCCCGAGTTCGACTTCCGGGATCTGCCTAAAGTTTCGCTACATGACCACCTTGACGGTGGACTGCGCCCTCAAACGATCATCGACCTGGCAGCCGAAATTGGCCACGAGCTGCCCGAGACCGAAGCCGAGGCTTTGGGCGACTGGTTCCGTGAATCTGCAGATTCAGGCTCATTGCCACGCTACCTGGAAACTTTTGAGCACACCCTCGCGGTGATGCAAACCCGCGAAGCGCTGATCCGCGTTGCCCGCGAATTTGTCGAGGACCTCGCTGAAGACGGCGTGATCTACGGTGAAGTCCGCTACGCCCCGGAACAGCATCGCCGCGAAGGCTTGAGCCTGGACGACGTCGTTGACGCAGTCCAGGAAGGCCTTGACCAGGCCTGCGAGCAGCTGAACAGCGAAGGCCATCCAATGCAGGTCGGCCAGGTGCTCAGCGCCATGCGCCAATCCGATCAGGGCGTGGAAATCGCCAAGCTGGCATTGCGCCACCGCGGCCACGGCGTCGTAGCTTTCGACATTGCCGGACCGGAAGATGGCTTCCCGCCATCGAATATGAAGGAAGCCTTCGACCTGCTGGCCGAAAACCTCTTCCCGACAACTGTCCACGCCGGCGAGGCCGCTGGACTGGCATCGATCAAGGACGCAATCCTGGTCGGCCGTGCCCAGCGCCTGGGCCACGGCGTGCGTGTTGCCGAAGATATCGAGATCGAGTTCGGCGCCATCGACGAAAACGGTGAAGAACTCAGCGACGACACCGGCTTGGTTTCCCTGGGCCCCGTGGCCAACTGGGTGCGCGAACGCGGCATCCCGCTGGAAGTCTGCCCGTCCTCCAACCTGCAGACCGGTGCCACCGCCAAATTTGGCGAAGGCATCCGCAATCACCCGATTGACCTGCTGGTCCAGACCGGATTCAACGTCACCATTTCGCCAGATAATCGGCTGATGTCCGGCACCAGCCTGTCCGAGGAATTCGAGCTGCTGGTCGAAGCTTTCGACTATGACCTGGAAGACCTGCTGGACCTGACGCTGAACGCGGCTGAAGCCGCTTTCGTTCCGCTGGAAATGCGCGAGCTGCTTGTTGAATACATCAACGACTACTACGACAACCTGCTCGACGATGACGACGACGAGGACTACGAAGAAGACGAATACGAAAACGTCGCCGACTAG
- a CDS encoding MazG nucleotide pyrophosphohydrolase domain-containing protein, giving the protein MAQNSTQTQQLITTVRILRDKCAWTQALTHESLRTYLIEESYEVLDAISEQNPQLLKEELGDLYFQILLHALIAAEQGHFDLDDVSQTLNEKLLRRNRHIFDEEGVVREEIITDVEEIIRVWDAAKQAERQGKPQPRKNAGLPAGLPALALAQKLLDRHARDGSDKAGGHQVSEATRTKITDEQSLAAALLEVSARAEELGLDAESVLRATLSKQYGSEFTATISPKSPSKR; this is encoded by the coding sequence ATGGCGCAGAACTCAACGCAGACCCAGCAGCTGATCACTACGGTGAGGATCCTGCGTGATAAATGCGCCTGGACCCAGGCCCTGACCCATGAATCCCTGCGGACCTACCTGATCGAGGAAAGCTATGAGGTTCTGGACGCGATCTCCGAACAGAATCCCCAGCTGCTCAAGGAGGAACTCGGGGACCTGTACTTCCAAATCCTGCTGCATGCGCTGATTGCAGCCGAGCAGGGACACTTCGATCTTGACGATGTTTCGCAGACGCTGAATGAAAAGCTGCTGAGGCGAAACCGGCACATTTTTGACGAAGAAGGCGTGGTGCGCGAAGAGATCATCACGGACGTTGAGGAAATTATCCGGGTCTGGGATGCGGCCAAGCAGGCCGAGCGCCAAGGCAAGCCGCAGCCACGCAAAAATGCCGGGCTGCCTGCGGGCCTGCCGGCCCTGGCCTTGGCCCAGAAGCTGCTGGACCGCCACGCCAGAGACGGCTCTGATAAGGCCGGGGGCCATCAAGTTTCCGAGGCAACCCGTACGAAAATTACCGATGAACAGAGCTTGGCTGCTGCCCTCTTGGAGGTCTCTGCACGGGCAGAAGAGCTGGGATTAGATGCAGAATCTGTTTTGCGCGCAACCTTGTCGAAACAGTACGGCTCGGAATTCACTGCAACGATATCGCCTAAATCACCTTCGAAGCGCTAG
- the eno gene encoding phosphopyruvate hydratase — MALIDAIHAREILDSRGNPTVEVEVLLSDGSHGRAAVPSGASTGQFEAVERRDGDKDRYLGKGVLGAVESVIDEIADELEGLDATDQRAIDQAMLDLDGTSNKSKLGANAILGVSLAVANAAAVSSNLPLYKYLGGPNAHVLPVPLMNILNGGSHADSDVDIQEFMIAPLGAETFSEGLRWGVEVYHNLKSVLKEKGLSTGLGDEGGFAPNLPSNRAALELITEAIKRAGYTPGEDIALALDVASSEFFENGAYQFEGKALSAQEMSDYYAALVADFPLVSIEDPLDENDWDGWKTLTDAIGDKVQLVGDDLFVTNPERLADGIAKGTANSLLVKVNQIGSLTETIDAVTMAQRAGYTTITSHRSGETEDVTIADICVATNAGQIKTGAPARSERVAKYNQLLRIEEDLGASAVYAGRDAFPRFNS, encoded by the coding sequence ATGGCATTGATTGACGCCATTCACGCGCGCGAAATTCTTGATTCCCGCGGTAACCCAACCGTTGAGGTTGAGGTCCTGCTATCTGACGGATCGCACGGCCGCGCAGCAGTTCCATCCGGTGCTTCCACCGGCCAGTTCGAAGCAGTTGAGCGTCGCGACGGCGACAAGGACCGTTACCTTGGCAAGGGTGTGCTTGGAGCCGTGGAGTCCGTGATCGACGAGATCGCCGACGAGCTCGAAGGCCTGGACGCCACCGACCAGCGCGCTATCGACCAGGCCATGCTTGACCTGGACGGCACCAGCAACAAGTCCAAGCTGGGCGCAAACGCCATCCTCGGTGTTTCGCTGGCCGTGGCCAACGCCGCAGCCGTGAGCTCCAACTTGCCGCTGTACAAGTACCTGGGCGGCCCGAACGCCCACGTGCTGCCAGTGCCGCTGATGAACATCCTCAACGGCGGCTCGCACGCCGACTCGGATGTCGACATCCAGGAATTCATGATCGCCCCACTGGGCGCCGAGACCTTCTCCGAGGGCCTGCGCTGGGGCGTTGAGGTGTACCACAACCTCAAGTCCGTGCTGAAGGAAAAGGGCCTGTCCACCGGCCTGGGCGACGAGGGCGGCTTCGCTCCAAACCTGCCGAGCAACCGTGCAGCACTGGAACTGATCACCGAAGCCATCAAGCGCGCTGGCTACACCCCGGGTGAAGACATCGCACTGGCTCTGGACGTTGCTTCCTCTGAATTCTTCGAGAACGGCGCATACCAGTTCGAAGGCAAGGCACTGTCCGCCCAGGAAATGAGCGACTACTACGCTGCCCTGGTTGCCGACTTCCCGCTGGTCTCCATCGAGGATCCACTGGACGAAAACGACTGGGACGGCTGGAAGACCCTGACCGACGCCATCGGCGACAAGGTCCAGCTGGTCGGCGACGACCTGTTCGTGACCAACCCGGAGCGCCTTGCCGACGGCATCGCCAAGGGCACCGCCAACTCGCTGCTGGTGAAGGTCAACCAGATCGGTTCGCTGACCGAGACCATCGACGCTGTGACCATGGCCCAGCGCGCTGGCTACACCACCATCACCTCGCACCGTTCGGGTGAAACCGAAGATGTCACCATTGCCGACATCTGCGTGGCAACCAACGCTGGCCAGATCAAGACCGGTGCTCCAGCTCGCTCCGAGCGCGTAGCCAAGTACAACCAGCTGCTGCGCATCGAGGAAGACCTGGGCGCTTCGGCGGTTTACGCTGGTCGCGACGCTTTCCCGCGTTTCAACAGCTAA
- a CDS encoding FtsB family cell division protein gives MAQRPPRMPRRNTPDPEELSQNNPVDQSEYTDPGTVADPPTDALHVVAPQPPAKKAPSVPRPKPAGSAQKTAPRTAPGASAQARRASDSSREPKKFAGNYAAKPKVPLRERAKEKQNERRRDDRMKFSAAVRRKPGEKPVESKPTPEGEPVAAHRFSGRIAALIVVLAFFAVMLVPTVNYYRTQMAELNELHASIDSLEAQRDDLKAEIARWDDPLYIKQQARERINLVMPGEKLYMVVGDRPKENETDTEANGSTFEVRQELPWVDALLDSVRRSATD, from the coding sequence ATGGCACAGCGACCACCACGCATGCCTCGGCGTAATACTCCGGATCCGGAAGAACTGTCTCAGAATAACCCTGTTGACCAGTCCGAATATACCGATCCAGGAACAGTTGCAGATCCGCCCACCGACGCATTGCACGTAGTGGCACCGCAACCCCCAGCCAAGAAGGCTCCTTCAGTGCCGCGCCCCAAGCCTGCCGGCAGCGCGCAGAAAACTGCGCCGCGCACCGCGCCGGGAGCCTCAGCGCAGGCACGCCGGGCGTCAGATTCGTCACGTGAGCCAAAAAAATTTGCGGGCAATTATGCTGCCAAGCCCAAGGTGCCGCTGCGCGAGCGGGCCAAGGAGAAGCAGAACGAGCGGCGCCGTGATGACCGGATGAAATTCTCCGCTGCCGTACGCCGCAAGCCAGGGGAAAAACCGGTTGAGAGCAAGCCGACGCCCGAGGGCGAACCGGTAGCCGCACACCGTTTTTCCGGCCGCATTGCCGCGCTGATCGTGGTGCTCGCATTCTTCGCCGTGATGCTGGTGCCAACGGTGAATTACTACCGGACCCAGATGGCCGAGCTCAACGAGCTCCACGCCTCCATCGATTCCCTGGAAGCGCAGCGCGACGATTTGAAGGCCGAGATTGCCCGCTGGGATGACCCGCTGTACATCAAGCAGCAAGCGCGCGAGCGGATAAACTTGGTCATGCCTGGCGAAAAGCTATACATGGTCGTCGGCGACCGGCCGAAAGAAAACGAGACGGACACCGAAGCCAACGGCAGCACCTTCGAGGTGCGCCAAGAGCTTCCATGGGTCGATGCATTGCTTGACTCGGTCCGGCGTTCTGCCACTGACTAA
- a CDS encoding DUF501 domain-containing protein: MTEQPIREALDAAGRVPSEADLDTLSRQLNRPVRDVVEIGARCVCGNPLVATTAPRLSSGIPFPTTYYLSHPVITAAVSRLEAAGLMNEMNERLGGDSVLARAYVAAHESYLANRDAIGARSGTGAVPEIDGVSAGGMPTRVKCLHVLVGHSLAAGEGVNPLGDEALEAIAEWWTKDKCYCAGAWDTESAAPSRDRSRHVKTQELQDPAAKRAERAAKRAAREAQERAAQDDA, from the coding sequence GTGACTGAACAGCCAATCCGCGAAGCCCTTGACGCTGCCGGACGAGTACCAAGCGAAGCCGACCTTGACACCCTGTCCCGCCAGCTGAACCGACCAGTGCGCGATGTGGTGGAAATCGGTGCACGCTGCGTCTGCGGAAACCCGCTGGTTGCCACCACCGCGCCACGGCTTTCCTCGGGAATTCCATTCCCGACCACGTACTACCTGTCCCACCCGGTGATCACCGCCGCTGTCTCGCGCCTTGAAGCGGCCGGGCTGATGAACGAGATGAACGAACGCCTGGGCGGCGATTCCGTTTTGGCCCGGGCCTACGTGGCGGCCCACGAGTCGTACCTCGCCAACCGCGATGCCATCGGCGCGCGTTCTGGCACCGGGGCGGTGCCTGAAATTGATGGCGTGTCCGCTGGCGGCATGCCAACCCGCGTGAAATGCCTGCACGTGCTGGTCGGCCATTCACTGGCTGCCGGTGAAGGCGTGAACCCGTTGGGCGATGAGGCCCTGGAAGCAATTGCCGAGTGGTGGACCAAGGACAAGTGCTACTGCGCAGGGGCTTGGGATACGGAATCGGCAGCGCCTAGCCGCGATCGTTCACGTCACGTGAAGACCCAGGAACTGCAGGACCCCGCGGCCAAGCGAGCCGAGCGTGCAGCCAAGCGCGCAGCCCGTGAAGCCCAAGAACGAGCCGCCCAGGATGATGCCTAA
- a CDS encoding Ppx/GppA phosphatase family protein, whose protein sequence is MRVAGIDCGTNSIRLLIADVQQDSNGTRLVDVLRTMRVVRLGQGVDATGAFAPEALERTFAAAREYRALCDEHQVEAIRFVATSAARDVSNREVFAEEITKIIGVAPEVITGDEEASLSFNGAASVRAGQPGRSLVIDLGGGSTEFVLGDNSGPVAAKSLDMGCVRVTERFEQQGLESPEAVAFMDSTLQTLDGAVDVSEVDAVILVAGTFTTLTAQALGLEKYESEKIHGAQLSFDQMREATSAMLSYSREERAALGFMHPGRVDVIRAGAAIVQRILHYLESASGQRPMRLIASEHDILDGIAATAAANA, encoded by the coding sequence ATGCGCGTCGCCGGAATTGACTGCGGAACGAACTCCATTCGCCTGTTGATCGCTGATGTGCAACAGGATTCGAACGGGACTCGGCTTGTTGATGTCCTGCGCACCATGCGCGTCGTTCGCCTGGGACAGGGCGTCGATGCAACCGGTGCCTTTGCTCCGGAAGCGCTGGAGCGCACCTTTGCGGCCGCCCGCGAGTACCGGGCACTGTGCGACGAGCATCAGGTGGAGGCCATCCGCTTCGTGGCCACCTCAGCGGCCCGCGACGTATCCAACCGCGAGGTTTTTGCCGAAGAGATCACCAAGATCATCGGTGTTGCACCCGAAGTCATCACTGGTGACGAGGAAGCATCGCTGTCCTTCAACGGTGCCGCTTCCGTGCGTGCCGGACAGCCCGGCCGCAGCTTGGTCATCGATCTGGGCGGCGGCTCCACGGAGTTCGTCCTGGGCGATAATTCAGGGCCGGTGGCCGCCAAGAGCCTTGACATGGGCTGCGTGCGCGTCACCGAGCGCTTCGAGCAGCAGGGCCTGGAATCGCCGGAAGCCGTTGCGTTCATGGACAGCACGTTGCAGACTTTGGATGGCGCCGTAGATGTTTCGGAAGTTGACGCGGTGATCCTGGTGGCAGGAACCTTCACCACGCTCACGGCACAGGCGCTGGGCTTGGAGAAATACGAGTCCGAGAAGATCCACGGCGCGCAGTTGAGCTTCGACCAGATGCGCGAAGCTACCAGCGCCATGCTCTCCTACTCGCGTGAAGAGCGGGCGGCATTGGGCTTCATGCACCCTGGCCGGGTTGACGTCATTCGCGCTGGCGCAGCGATCGTCCAGCGCATTCTCCATTATCTGGAGTCGGCAAGCGGCCAGCGCCCGATGCGGCTAATTGCATCGGAACACGATATTCTCGACGGAATCGCTGCTACGGCAGCCGCCAACGCCTAG
- a CDS encoding S8 family serine peptidase, producing MLVVAILALAMLSVVTPAHADNMRESEYWLDSLGITQAHQSTKGEGVKVAIIDTGIDTSHPDLKGAVVGGADMSGAGEAGGNKPIGVMSEHGTLVATLLAGRGNNKGEINRVKSENERLKAAWEKAKSEAEEENEKQKDDDKDVEVPKEPEYEDVPKLSAGSDGVLGVAPAAQLLSVSLWMGEGNPANIPVEEQIPRAVKWAVDSGAKVINMSLGSTSPAWPESWDDAFKYAENHDVVIVAAAGNRSGGMSQVGAPATIPGVLTVAGVDESGKASQDSSTEGISIGVAAPAEQLVGGLPDNGYARWSGTSGAAPLVAGVAALIRSKYPDMKAPDVINRILKTARDTGAAGVDNLYGYGIINANAAVNNNVPSVSENPLGTIEEWIRVHRRNNVKSTEAPAPGVSMEKSDLKQVAAPEPIQPDQSTPALQPLLVIGAGVLLLLVIAAGSAQTLMRRRRERLTQSVASASLSSLKVGKAAGKHDLFDDIPEEDR from the coding sequence ATGCTTGTCGTTGCGATCCTCGCGCTGGCTATGCTCAGCGTGGTCACCCCGGCGCATGCTGACAACATGCGCGAGTCGGAGTACTGGCTGGATTCATTGGGAATTACCCAGGCGCACCAGAGCACCAAGGGCGAAGGCGTTAAAGTCGCGATCATTGATACCGGCATTGATACCTCGCACCCTGATCTGAAGGGCGCCGTTGTTGGCGGTGCGGACATGTCGGGTGCCGGCGAAGCCGGCGGCAATAAGCCCATTGGCGTCATGAGCGAACACGGCACCTTGGTGGCTACCCTGCTGGCTGGACGCGGCAACAACAAGGGCGAGATCAATCGGGTTAAATCCGAAAACGAACGGCTCAAGGCCGCGTGGGAAAAGGCCAAGTCTGAAGCCGAGGAAGAAAACGAAAAGCAGAAGGACGACGACAAGGACGTTGAAGTCCCCAAGGAACCTGAATACGAGGATGTCCCCAAGCTTTCCGCTGGCAGCGACGGAGTGCTCGGCGTAGCACCGGCCGCGCAGCTGCTGTCGGTCTCGCTGTGGATGGGCGAAGGCAATCCAGCCAACATCCCAGTGGAAGAACAGATTCCCCGCGCCGTGAAGTGGGCCGTGGATTCCGGTGCCAAGGTGATCAACATGTCCCTGGGCTCCACCAGCCCTGCATGGCCCGAAAGCTGGGACGATGCATTCAAGTACGCGGAAAATCATGATGTCGTAATCGTGGCTGCCGCTGGCAACCGTTCCGGTGGCATGAGCCAGGTCGGTGCCCCGGCCACCATCCCGGGCGTGCTCACCGTGGCAGGTGTTGACGAAAGCGGCAAGGCCTCGCAGGACTCGTCCACCGAGGGCATTTCCATCGGCGTTGCCGCGCCAGCCGAACAGCTCGTTGGCGGGCTGCCGGATAACGGCTACGCGCGCTGGTCCGGTACTTCCGGAGCCGCGCCATTGGTTGCAGGCGTGGCTGCACTGATTCGATCCAAGTACCCGGATATGAAGGCTCCCGATGTCATCAACCGGATCCTGAAGACTGCGCGCGACACCGGTGCTGCCGGAGTTGACAACCTCTATGGCTACGGAATCATCAATGCCAATGCCGCAGTGAACAACAACGTGCCATCGGTCTCCGAAAACCCATTGGGAACCATTGAAGAATGGATTCGAGTGCATCGCCGGAACAATGTGAAATCCACCGAGGCCCCGGCTCCGGGTGTCTCGATGGAAAAATCGGACCTCAAGCAGGTCGCAGCTCCAGAACCCATCCAGCCTGATCAGTCGACTCCGGCACTGCAGCCGCTGCTGGTCATCGGGGCAGGGGTGCTATTGCTTTTGGTCATTGCTGCTGGAAGCGCCCAGACCCTGATGCGCCGCCGGCGTGAGCGGCTGACGCAGAGCGTGGCGTCGGCATCGTTGAGTTCGCTGAAGGTCGGCAAGGCCGCGGGCAAACATGATCTCTTCGATGACATTCCCGAAGAAGACAGATAA